The following nucleotide sequence is from Deltaproteobacteria bacterium.
CGGCACCGATTGTTATTTCTTGACAGCCCCCTGCCGTTTTTTTATACTGCGTCCTGCAATAGGGGGTTCAATGTGACTATTAAAAAACAGGAGGTGATTGGATGAGAAAGCTGTTTGTTCTTGGTATCATTTTTTCGTTTATCGTATTTCTTGCTCCCGGGTCCCTGATGGCGCAGGATTATCTGGCTGAAGGCGATGCCTACTTTGAAAAAGGTGGTGTGGAAAACTACGGAAAGGCGATAGAGGCCTATGGAAAGGCTCTTGAGCAGGATCCGGAAAGTTTCGAGGCAAATTGGAGGATGGCACGCGCCTATCGCTGGTACGGGGAACAGTCCAAGAGGGACAACGTTACGGATTGGGAGGACATCTGCGCCAAGTACGGGAAAGAGGGCATGAAATATGCCGCCAAGGCGATCGACCTGGATCCCGAGAAGCCGGAGGGATACTTCTGGTACGGGACAAACGTCGGTGTGTATTCCGATGGTGTCAGCATTCTGACGGCCCTGAAAGAAGGCCTGAAGGACAAGACCCAGGAAAGCTTCGAGAAGGTCTACGCCATGGATAAGGAGTTCGAAGAGGCGGGCGCCGTTCTCGCGCTGGGCCGTTTCTGGTCGGTGCTGCCCTGGCCGCTTCGGGACAGGGAAAAGGCGATCGTATACTTTGAAGAGTTCGAGCAGTACTATCCCGAAAAACCCGATTACCTGGTCTATTATGCCGAGACGCTGATCGGTGA
It contains:
- a CDS encoding tetratricopeptide repeat protein, translated to MRKLFVLGIIFSFIVFLAPGSLMAQDYLAEGDAYFEKGGVENYGKAIEAYGKALEQDPESFEANWRMARAYRWYGEQSKRDNVTDWEDICAKYGKEGMKYAAKAIDLDPEKPEGYFWYGTNVGVYSDGVSILTALKEGLKDKTQESFEKVYAMDKEFEEAGAVLALGRFWSVLPWPLRDREKAIVYFEEFEQYYPEKPDYLVYYAETLIGEGGKENKAKAKELLDKAVNADEKWWSDWAKRLMGDL